Within Geovibrio ferrireducens, the genomic segment GCGGGCTTTACCTGTCTCCGTAACAGGCAGGTTTCGGAAAGCTCAGCGGTTATCAGCGATTTCCACTCGGATTTCATCGCTCCGGAGGAGATAACCAGTCTTTCGCCCAGAGTTATCCATACACCCACATGGAGCTGGAGCACCACCAGCGCCATGATGTTCAGGACGGATCTGCTCCGCCTGATAAAAACGGAGAATACGGACGCTTTCCGTGTCTGTGCTGATTATTATATCGCCCATTTCGCAAACCTTTTAGGCGGAAGCATCCTCTTTGACAGGGCAAAGGTAAACTATAGACGCCACGGCAAAAACCTGTTTTCCAAGAATTTTGTAATAGGCGGAGACCGGCCGACCGGCAGCCTCAATCACCACGGGCATATGCCGCATGAGATTTTGCAGAAAGAGATAGTGACTAAGATGATAGAAAAGCGGGCGGAGTTTGAGCCCTATTACGCTTCCGAAAGCGCATATGCCGAGGCGGTTCTTTTTGCCGCCCCTATTAAACTTATAGAGGAGTTTTTGCCGTGCCCGCCGGAGCTTCTCAATCTTCTGAAAGCCGCTGAACCCGCAGTCATAAGGATAAGGGACGAACAGATACGCCTTAAGAAAGCGGCACGTGAAATGCTTGAGGAAGAGATGAACGCCCTTTCCGCAGAAAAAATAAAGAACGGGCTGAAAAAGCGCCTTGGGATATAAATGAATTACAGAATAGAAGACATTTCATACACTCTGACGGAATACTGCCCCGGCCCCTGCCGCTACTGCTCCATATGGCGGCTTGAGGACAAAAGGGACAAGGAACTCACCCGCAGTGAGCTTGA encodes:
- a CDS encoding glycosyltransferase family 2 protein, which produces MVEKTLAAVQAHTDEKLSIGSAKMPLVSVIITSFNYEKYLRECVDSCLNQDYPHIQLIITDDCSTDGSRRIIEEYSDRADIVQHHENKGQLAAFFSGLERAKGEFTVFVDADDFLDSDAVSAHIYLHLFRRPSAGFTCLRNRQVSESSAVISDFHSDFIAPEEITSLSPRVIHTPTWSWSTTSAMMFRTDLLRLIKTENTDAFRVCADYYIAHFANLLGGSILFDRAKVNYRRHGKNLFSKNFVIGGDRPTGSLNHHGHMPHEILQKEIVTKMIEKRAEFEPYYASESAYAEAVLFAAPIKLIEEFLPCPPELLNLLKAAEPAVIRIRDEQIRLKKAAREMLEEEMNALSAEKIKNGLKKRLGI